The sequence atcagatccagaccgtagatctagattgatctaacggtcgagatcaatccacccattaactatataaggccataatcctaccctgcccccctatctgaaccccagccttcgtctccaaacaaacagccctaaaaccctagccgcccctgcgtactttcgccatgaaagccggcggcatggatgccggtgaccttcccctgaacaccatagaacccccatgccatcctgaacccaaatctaccaaccccatgcttcgaatcttatcccaccttctcgaatcttcatttgaagattcgagtcggaacctaatctacaccgatctgcttcaaattcataccagacactccccagaccccctcgtgaccaaaccatacttggtttggtccgaatctgatcagggaagcctgaatcccagatctaagtttgaaagttttgttcctccgtcactggttcaaccgaggagattaaggtctaatggactttaatcaaagtgtttctcatctgagaaacacttcgtttaaagtccatTCAGTCTTAAGAAAagtttgtccaaatccgagttcaaactgttaacttttcaagttttaaggtgagtcttcttcttcttttcttattttttttagtccgttgatttgttttaaaagtctgttcatatttgttttaattttaccaactttgtttgtccactttgcctgaacttctgtttgtttaatgagtctttccatttgttctgataatgtgtatatagatgttgtgcaagtagctgattttcaagtctggactgactagttgactcctcgagtgtatttctgcttagtcagtataattcgaaccatgtatcgatactgtttaaatgtctgatttttggctacgattgtgtatgttaatgctaatatagtcgagtcgacatgtgtcgtcagttagtttcaactgtctgaacaaagttAAATCGATTTACTTctattgaacatttgcctgaatcaattaagagccAGTTTAGTTCACTTATAGCTGTTGGATTGTTTGTGTTTAGATTCTGAATtagaaggcatgtgcactcgtgcacagcatgtgcattggtgcatctcatgtgctttgtgcacagcctgtggcctgcataaaggtcctttgtttaattttaaaaatggtttgacagcatatgctgtcaacatatcctactgcccatacttgcttttagttaaataaaatggaaaagttaaatCTGCCAAGGAATGATGGGGGTTTTTATACCTAATtaactaaagtggaactgaaaaaggttaaaggcacatgggagggtactGGGACACTCTAAAAAAAACAAGCTGTTAAAAGGAGTAATGTGAAGGCTTATAAAGGGGGCACATTGAGAGAGATAGGGAGAGAGATATACAGAATCAGAcctgaaaaagaaaatatacacACACAGTGAGGAGTGTTGAAAGAGAGAGCTGGAAAGACATATAAAGAGATACTAAGAGGGAACACCTGAGAGTTCAATTTTTTGGAAACAAAAAACTGGAAAAGACTTTTTCGTCTGATAATTCAGACAGACAAAACCAGAAGTTGCTTCCTTTCCTTTGTTTCTGACTTCACTAAATCTGGACCTGTTCTGTGCAAACACTGATTTCTCACAACTGAGTCTGCTTTGTTTTGTTGTTTGTTCTACTCGAAAGTTTGGTCCAGTTGGGGGTTGATCTCACTCCATTTGTTTTGTGAGTTGTGGTTGTTATTCTTCTGTTTCTTGGTGCTGTTGCTATACTGCCCTGCTGCTACtagtgctgttactgctgctgcatttgttcatcgttactctactgattgccctcttcttcaattgcaaatattcccaggtacacaacctttgaaccatttattgttgaaagtttgaagttgaagcagaaataaagaaatgaacaccagtttatgttatagcattggtgtaaaaagatagttcgaatgttagttgggcctgtattttactacaaactgcaaatattctgtataaactagcatacattctgtttaaaATGAACTGTTAGATAACATGGCTCAACAGTGATGACAGTATGACAGCATGTTTGAtgtagtatacattcagttcagtataacatcTTGCTTGATTTAGTTATGattgtataacatagagtcatggtaagtacttgtatgtattttgcctagaccactggaTTGACAAATCTATGGTACtaggtccgggataaatgtatcccaaacaaacccTCACGCAGTCACATTAAGAGTTTGGCTATGAAGGCCAACTTTCCTGTCAGATTATGTGCTCCAATATAAGTTCTATATCGGGTTTTGGTATAGATtctttgtttcgaaataatgtgatgattgttgagaGAAACTAACAGTCGTTTTGAGTTCAtttagtagtaattttcctaataaacagccgatttcgtttatcaatttcaaataggtttgAGTGTTAAAATGGAACTTGGAGGTCtttaaacataactcaatatatgttgttagtttgttgcAATCTCATTTAGCAAATTAATAAGtgtattcactcgatgaagacaaagcacgaggtaaccctcacctcatgaacaatcaatcaggtaatcaaacaagtttaggttcggcaaacataataaggattcagtctgtatttgttcagacaagcaaagttcggcatcgtccttctctttaaagataaacgtagtagaaatgtagccattgtagggtacccttctaaaataatgagacgagcctcgccgaataaaaatgccaattgcggggccctcaataattgatcatgataaatacttaaaatttgggacggactgtttagtgaattccactgccttccccaaagataataacgcgtttagattctttaggcgcgactttagtaaattatatattcttaaaaaaatcgggtgtacattgatgtgacccaaatccaagtctcaacggagtcaaaatgtgttaacaactacgggtgcattgattgtgacgtggttcgagatgcattttcacgacgttgcaattctataaaaataagtgataatgataaaagcggtttaaacttaataaaagcacgtaaatcataacatgtatttaaatcaaatatttagccattataacaatttaagcgaccgtactaggaccacgggattcgagggtgcctaacaccttccctcgggtcaacagaattccttacttagaatttctggttcgcagacttcatttggaaaagtcgaaaatttcctcgattttggattcaagataaaccggtgacttgggacaccaaaagccaaaccttttccaagtggcgactctgaattaaataaataatctcatttcgaatattgtcacttaaattggaaaaactccacccgcgcatttaacccttcggggcgggcgcgcaaaaaggaggtgtgacagacacATAACTTTAACTAAACAAAAGTTAAATGACATTGATTCAGGTCTTGACATGAATGGTCAGGATGAACACAAGCATCAATGAAAGGGTTGAACTAAGAAATTAAGTAGAAgcatattaggacaagaaaatcacgagaaatcacaagaacccTAAGCTAGAAAACAATCAGATGTACCAGAACTCAGAAATCAAACGAAGAAccaaaaaattagggctttcagtaCAAGCAAACAAAGTTGTAGCAAACTTATAAAATCAGTCAAAACATATGAGAAGCAGAAGATTAAACACAAAAAAGTCATCAAacattttgtaaaagaaattctggaaaccctagtttagaaaaaagatgaaaatcacttgaaaatcatacgattcttgtaaaaAAACCTCAAGTTTGTTGTAAAACTCACATGAAACAAGCCTAAATCatctcagatctgtacagatctaagaggttTAGAAAGAGAAATTAGCGTTTCGAAGTGAACGGCAGAGAGGTGAAGAAACATACTAAGAAACCCACAGATCGTAGTCAATATAGGACGATCTTACTCGGAATCACACTGGAATGGCCTAAAATAGGCGAGAAAGTGACCATAGATGCAAGCTGActagccctggtcccttgaggaccctgGAGATAGCAAGACTAACGTGAAGGAGGCCATTGGAGGCCTAGGGAGTGGTGAGAGATCATCGGAGATAGCCATAGATGATTGTTAGTGAGGTTTGATTAGGGTTAGTTTTGAGAGCGTTTGAGAGCAGAGACGAGTTTCAGGGCGGCGGGTAGCGTAAAATTATAGGGTTTGTGGGggggtcttttgggtttattttaggaaggataatttgtggccgttgatctttaTGATCAAAGACCGAAATTAAAGGGTATTGGGGCCGGATCGGGTCTTCagggtttgggctgggtaatttaaATGGGGATTGGGCTAGTAATTGGGTTAAATTGggggctgaaattgaaataaaataggctagattttaaatagccacttttaatagttatataatttataaaaataataaataatttagaaaaaaatattttcatgtactaaaataattaaaaatagttgtttaatattttaaaaatataaaagatcattttatgcatcaatagtgtaattatgcattagtagggctattattgcaaagatatgcaatttagcctaaaaatgtaaatgcaattattaaaatgcactaaaaatgtttaaacattattttggcataaataaagaatttagatgactaaatcaccaaaaaaataattaatggaaattttataaatgaaaagagaagaaataaatcattttggagcttttaaatttatagaaaaaattataaaaatgcttatgcattcttataactgcatatgtgttattttgaaagtatatatatgtatttaaaaaaatatgaggaaaaattaggtatcaacattAACCCGCATTCCCACCCTTCATGAAGGGACGACAGCTTATTGCGCGGTCCTTTGAAAGAATGGGCACATCCTACCCTACTTTGACATTTCCCCTTGCATTGGATGGTCCATGAACGAGGTATGACATGTTTCCCTTGTTGTTGGTACAAATCGAACGAGATCACCAGGACTCGATTTCAACACTTTAGCAAGTGAGGTGGCCCCAACCCGCGTGAAGCCTAGACGCTGTTAAAAATAGAGCTGAACACGGCCGCCAAATCTAAAACCACCATTTGAACACCAGGCAGAGCGAGTAACGCTACAACACTGCTCTTTTCTCTGACCCGTTGGATCGAGGTACGGAAAATTTCATTTTACTTTATCCTCTGTTGTTGGTTTAAACAGGAACGCGAGCACTCGCACTGACAAGCGAGCAAAGgatcattccaactagaaacaatggaaggaaacaACTTCTGAAAAATGACACCCCTCAAGTCGTACTATTTTTCCCTCACCCGGGTTTTGTCCTAGTTgggttttctcggggaggtttttaacgaggcgactaAGGGGACATCTCAAAATTCAAGTATGATTCATCACCCGACCTGATAACTACTTCCCCAGATCGGGCGATAAAGGGACGTGATATATGGAAACTTCTCCAATATATGTATTAAACGAACATGTATAGTATTCTCCAGTGaatgaaataaaaagattttGTACTCCCCATCAAGGTATTctccaatgcaagcaaaattaagCAAACTGGGACTCACCCAGGAAACGAGTCGTATTCTCCAATGCAAGTAAAATTAAGCAAACTGGGACTCACCCAGGAAATGCATCGTATTctccaatgcaagcaaaattaagCAAACTGGGACTCACCCAGGAAACTCAGAAGCTAAGCAAAACTGGGACCCCCCCCCCAGGGAACAGCCAATATTCTCCAGTAAAAACAAAACCGAGTACGCCAGGATTCACCCTGACGTATGAACAAACAGTACAGTGACCTGTGATTCTCCAAAATCTGACAATGaaacaacgggttaacatttcgaacTTAGTTTGAAATGACACCCCTAtggccaaaggccatcgccaaaagaagaattcgacctcgctcgaattacaacgggtttACATTTTGACCttagttcgaaatgacaccccaacatccaaaggccatcgccaaaaggaAAATTCCACCTCGCTCGAATCataatgggttaacatttcgaccttagttcgaaatgacacccctacggccaaaggTCATTGCTAAAAGAAggattcgacctcgctcgaatcacagAGGGTTATCTTGACCTTAATTCGAAATGACATCCCtacggccaaaggccatcgccaaaagaaggattcgaccttgctcgaatcacagcgggttaacatttcgaccttaGTTCGAAATGATATCCCCACGGCCAAAGGTCGTAGCCAAAAGAAGGATTCCACCTCACTTGAATCACAACGGATTAACATTTCAACCCTAGTTCAAAATGATGCCCTCGTGGCCAATGACCATCGCCAAACcgaatgggttactatttcgatcttacttgaaataacacctttatgGCTACCGGCTATCGTCAAACAAAAAAAGGAAGTTCTTTCGAACTCATTCAAGTAGGTCAGAAATTGACTTCGCTCCAAGTTCGACCCCGCTCGaacacatatgaaaaagttgACTTTGCCTAAATCGGTAAGTCGACTAAATCCCACTGGAATGTTCTAATCGAAACTGATTTCGCCCGAAACGGCGAATCTGAATTCGACCTCGGTCGAATAAAAAATGTTTCATCCTAAAGCGACAAATCAAAAGTCAATCTTGCCCGAATGAGTAGGTCTGAAGCAACTACATTTAGACTCACACGACGAGACCCTACTCGATCCGGTCAAGTTCGGATTCCCATAATTGAAAACAGAGACTCACCATAAAAAATATCCGAAGGTCtacaccaaaataaaaagatGTAATGTCCAAGgtaaagggaaagaaaatcaaaggatATACAAAGGCGAAACaactattttatttatatatgcaTGCTCAATGGTCGCACCTTACACTAAAGCAGCAGCAGCCTTTTACTCGGTGTCATCACCGTCGTTCTCCCCATCATGGTCTTCAGGAAATTCCTCCTCAACATCAACATCTTCACCGGCCTCTGGTGTTGCAGGGTCGTAGCCGCAGTTGGCATGAGCCTCTCGTGCCTTTGCCCAGGCTCCTTCATAAGCACCCTCAGAAACATTGCCCGCCTTCCACAAACTCTTATATATGTCTCGTTGGGCCTTGGCATGAACCCAAAGCTTATGCAAGTGGCGAGGAACAGCGGCAGGGGCAGATTCAACTTGGGCCAACAATTGTGCATTCTCAGCCTCGAGGACAGTGACCCGATCTCCCAAGTTCGAAGCTTCCTAGTCAATTTTGCCAATGCGCTCTTTGAGCCTCACCTCCCTTAGCGTAGCCATTGCCCTCTCAGATTCCTACTCGGATTGGAGGAAACAGATAATGTCCTCCAACGGCACCGCCCTTGCCGAAGCCGACGCCCGAGCACCTTCGGCATTCTCCAATTCTGACACTTTCCTCTCCAGCTCGGCCAACTTCCCTATCCACTCAGTACTCAGAGCTTCCACTCTGGCGACATTTTGATCAAGTTCAGATTGCAACGACAACACCTTCGCCTGAAGATGTTCACACTCTGCAGCGACCCCCTTTCCCAACTCAAGTTCCTCGTCCTTTGCACGAAGTAGCTCCTCGAGCTCACTACTCCTGCGAATAGACTGCATCATCTCCTTATCCCTCTTCTCCAGCTCCTCTTTGAGAGATTGATTGCATGTGCTTGCCCTAAACCGCTCATTCATCTCACGGCATTTGTTGCGGTAGCGCCGATACTTTTCCAGCATCGTCAGAAAAATCATGGCCCGAGTTTTGACCCTGCAAGCACTCTTGATCTCCAGCATGTAAGactaaaatcaaagaaaaaggtTGGTTAAGGCCAAGACCGCTAAAAATAAAATGGCGACAAAAAAACAAAGAGGAAAAACATACCCTCAGGCCCATGGCAGCCACTTTATACGATAATTCGACATCGCTAATGTCCCAAAGAGCCTTACACTATGTGGCAGAGCATAGAAGGTCGAACTGCGGCACCAAAGCCTATATGTACAGCAGAAGATTGAGATCCGATGGAATCTCAAGTATATGGGAAGGACCTCCCGCTCTTACCATAGTACGGTTAAAGCCTTCCTCGAACGTCCTAACATAATCAGGATCAAGGTCGGAGTCAGACTCGTAGTCATCAACCACGACACCCTTTCCCCTCTCTGCAGCGGAAGAAGAAGCGTGATTCGGTCAGGATGACGAAGGACCACCCAAAATGGCAACAGCGGACTTGGGACCCTGTCTGTCCATCGCAATAGCCTATTGATCGTTCATAATGGCCGAATCCTCTGCCACCGAGTTGGCCTCTGCCACCTGGTTTGTCTTTGTGGCCGAGTTAGCATAACTACGAATTTGCCCGTTGAGCGGACTGCAAAGGGAGGGTCGCCCATAGAAAATGCTTCGACTAAAGAAGCCACTTCAGACTCCACTCGCTGTCTTTTCGATGGACCCTCTCTGCTACCAGCATGGGAGGATTTGCCCGTTGAGTGGATTGCAGGAGCCGGAGTCTTAGGTTTGTGGAGTAATTTCCATGCACACGACCCCGACCGCAGGTGCAGATTGAGTAGCTCTCAATGTAGGTCAGGCAGCAGACCTCGTGCAGGCCGAGTAGAAGGAACCGATTGACGAAATGCGAGCGGAGGAGCACTCGCCCTTTGCACTCTCCCTGTCAATAAAGAAAAATGATCATATAGCAACAAGATCAAATTACAAGTCAAAGAACAAGGAAACTGCAACGGGCCGAGTCACCAGTAAAAGGCTTACGCCCGTATCTCTCCTAGAAGGATGCCCACTCGTGGACCCCGACTATATGGGGAAGAATAACATTTACCCACTCATGGATGTCGTCAACTGGCAGGGGAGGCAATCTCTCAGCTGCAAAAGCAAAAAACAAATTAGCAATGCCACCTAAAGAGGAATGGTCGGCCACCATCTTGAGAGGAGTCACAAAATAAACAAAGGAATACTTACGGGCGAAGTTCcacgggggtgaatgggtaaaaggattttggtccgaacctcgggttttgaccaagcgggcccagggtcgatttttcgactttttgtgGGAAAATTTAACTtacgcaatataattgattccttttgcaatatttgatattattgagtcatttttgaatagatacgagtggtttggaggtgaattccaaaggaaaagttgtgattcgTACGGTAAAAGCTGAGCCGGGCACACTTCGTAGAAGTGGAAAAAGTCTATCACTAGGGAGGGGAGAGGAAGCGTATACCCGACAACAAAAGGGTAGGCATAGAATGCGCAGTACCCTGGGTGGTGTAGATGTGTATGATGTATGTCCCCATCACCGGCACCATTTCAATGTGGTTTGGAATTCCCCACTTGGTCTTGAGCACCGCAATCACCGCTTCATCCATGGTAAAGGACACAGGATCCGGTTCTTCTCCGGCGGGACTGTTGAAATCGATCCATAATTTCCCCCGACGGGGCAATATTTCAGCCGTTGTTGGAACTCCATCATCTTCAGCCGCCTCTGCTCCTTCTTCGAGAATAGGTGCATCATTTTCCGGCACCAGAGCTTCGACGAGCCTGTCAGTGTGGGAAGAAGTACCAGCCATTTGTCTGGATTGATCGGAATAAATTAGTAtgatgaaagaaaagagaagatggTAGCGTCAAGTTCTGACTAACAGGAGAAtaaaattagaagtttgaaatattgaagaaggtGAAGGTTTGCAAAATTCTTTAGATAAATCGAAAAGTATAGCAATCGAATGGTGGTTTCCCCTTATTTATAGGGAGACAAATGTCCTGGGTGGGAAACCCAAGAGCCACCAATCAAAACTGATAGGACACAAGAAACGATACGGTGCCTGGGAAACGTGCGCCATAATGATATTGGCTATTCATGATGCATCAAATCAATACAAAGATTCAACTCCGAATGGACGTAACGGACTGATGGTACCATTGAAGCGTTATGTCGCCACCTCAACCTATGGATCTCGCTCAATGCGTAACATTCAAATATTTCCTAACTTTTGAATCGACAGAGTCCGTCCGTTGAGCCCGCTAAGAGGCGACCTCGACGGACgcagggactaactgtatgggtcaaaatctgactaGAATGGTCGTCCTTAAGAGGAATGATAAGGGATCGGCCAAGCTGTAATCATGCCCACAGGGCGAGATAGCAAAGAGCACCTCGGCCATCACCGGGGTCAAATCGTCGGAAAGCGTACATCACAAAACAAGCGTTGTGTTCGAGCAGACGATGAAATGTACAGTCGTTAGAAAGTATGCCGGTCAAAGACCATTGGATAAAAGAGAAAGGAACTATATATATGGGGGAAAGAAAAAAGCAAGGAGGATCTCTGATTTTATCAACAGTTGCTTCTCTTCCCCTTCTTTGCTCCCATGATTATGATGCATATCTACCCTAGATGCAAGCTCATCTCTCATGTTTGATGTACGATTATTACATTAAGAAATCTTACGCGTTcttattcttcttttatttcgCACTTTGTATGCGTTCTTCTTTTACCTTCTTTATTATCAATAATTAGTTCGACAAAAGGGTTTTACACTTATGGGTCAAACACATATGCCATAGGTAAAATCCAATATGGCATAGAAAGTTCTTCTCAACACCTATTGTGATACAAAGAAAATTATGAGTATGCCCGGTAATGGCAAAACTAGGTCACGTGAATAAGTTCTTCTCGCCTACAGAATATTTGATTCTAAGAAAATTAATTTGTGAAATGAAACACTTTGTGTGCTTATTATGATTGATtgttatatttttaggaagtACGTATacatataggaaaaaattgggttgAACTTGGCTAAAAGCCTAAATATGAGCTGCTTAtaaagtatttaaataattaaagcgTGAACAAGAATGATGACTTCTTCATCTATAGAGGTGAGCATGGCCATTTCAATTGTTTATTACAACTTCATATATTAACTTATCAGTAGAACAAATGTGATGCCGGaagaattatttttattttgcttttcagTTCAATATCCagatatatgtgtgtgtgtgtgatgtaCTCAAATTTATTGGACATTGGCTAATACTATGTTTCCTTCTATTTCAAAAGTTCTTGTGATATGATGACCGGAAGATTTGGTGACTTCAAAGTTTCATGCAAAAACTAAATGTAAGCTAAAAAAAGGTGATGTATAGGATCTTATTTTAAATAGTTCGATACTACAATTTTCAATGGTGTTCGACATCcccaaatttaaaatttgaaactATCAATATGTTGTTAATCAATTCATAGCCCACACAATATGTTTGAGTTCGATTTCTATCATCCTTTTTCCCCCTTATTTCTCAATTCTTTCacgtaatttttttaaaaaaatgatccTTCCGCAACAAGAAGATTCTCACAATTGAATGGCATTGTATGAATTCGAATGTTCAGTTGAATCTTtcattgaaggaaaatattttattataaaattttgaTTGATCTCTACACTTCATTATCTCCTCCATATATCTCCACAACTAAAATAAGTTATCAATACTCCTATTTATAATAGTATGAAACATATTTCAACTAGAAACAGGAAAGTCTATTCCTATATTTATTCTAACTACAAATCCTatttagacatgaattaaataaatcaaatcctaaataatTAAGGTTTcctactacaactttgaattagttttccaACATTCTCCCGTAATTTAAAGTTGTATACGTCTGACTTGTTCGTTGTGCAGTTATGTTGGAGCACTTCTCTCCAACTTTCACTTTTGATGAAGCACATATCTTCATCCCTCGTTGATACACTTTGTCACCAACACCCGATTTTGTTGAAGCACTTGTCTCCAACTCACGTTAATACACTTTGTCACCAaccgttgatgcactttgtcataAACATCCAATTTTGTTGAAGCTCCTATCTCCAACTcacgttgatgcactttgtcaccaaccgttgatgcactttgtcataAACACCCacttttttgttccttttttttagttttcttttttacttCTCTCCAACTTTTTAGAGAAGAGCTTCTTCCTCTTGTACCATATTTGCTTGCTCCTATTTAAGCTTGTAATCCTTTTGCTTATGTCCAAACCTTTTACAGTTAAAACACCTAAGTTTACTTTTAAACCAACAATCCTTCTCGGCATGAATGTTTTTCTTGCAGATGCCGCATGGTGAAAAATTTACTTTTCTGGTTGATTATCTTGGTATCTTTGCAACAAAGGCTTGTTCGGttattttttttatctctaaTTGTCCTCCTTTACTCAACAGCTTGCAAAGCATTGACTAAATCATTAACCGAAATTTTTGAGAGATCTTTAGAATCCTGAAGTGAAGAAATTTTAGATTCAAATTTCTTAGGCAAACTCTCAACTTTTTCAACAATTCTATTGTCGGAAACATTTTCACCAAATAGTCTAATTCTATTGGCAATTGATGTGAGTCTATCGACATAATCTTTAATCCCTTCCAATTCTCTCATCTTTTGAATCTCAAATTCTCCTTTAAGATTTAAGACTTGCATTAATCTTGATTGATTATTGCCCAAGTATTCGTTTTGTAGAAAATTTCATATTTCCTTAGAAGTTTCACATGCcataatttttgtaaaaattgtttCCGAAATAGAGGAATACAAAGCATTTATTGCTTTGA is a genomic window of Nicotiana tabacum cultivar K326 chromosome 16, ASM71507v2, whole genome shotgun sequence containing:
- the LOC142170379 gene encoding uncharacterized protein LOC142170379, whose translation is MTTYLLSFDLWKAVEEDGEVPTLSANPTLAQIKNYNEENVKKFKAINALLMQVLNLKGEFEIQKMRELEGIKDYVDRLTSIANRIRLFGENVSDNRIVEKVESLPKKFESKISSLQDSKDLSKISVNDLVNALQAVE